One Nomascus leucogenys isolate Asia chromosome 22a, Asia_NLE_v1, whole genome shotgun sequence DNA segment encodes these proteins:
- the ZNF184 gene encoding zinc finger protein 184 isoform X2, producing MEPSIPVGTCADWETRLENSVSAPEPDISEEELSPEVTVEKHKRDDSWSSNLLESWEYEGSLERQQANQQTLPKEIKVTEKTIPSREKGPVNNEFGKSVNVSANLVTQEPCPEETSTKRSIKQNSNPVKKEKSCKCNECGKAFSYCSALIRHQRTHTGEKPYKCNECEKAFSRSENLINHQRIHTGDKPYKCDQCGKGFIEGPSLTQHQRIHTGEKPYKCDECGKAFSQRTHLVQHQRIHTGEKPYTCNECGKAFSQRGHFMEHQKIHTGEKPFKCDECDKTFTRSTHLTQHQKIHTGEKTYKCNECGKAFNGPSTFIRHHMIHTGEKPYECNECGKAFSQHSNLTQHQKTHTGEKPYDCAECGKSFSYWSSLAQHLKIHTGEKPYKCNECGKAFSYCSSLTQHRRIHTREKPFECSECGKAFSYLSNLNQHQKTHTQEKAYECKECGKAFIRSSSLAKHERIHTGEKPYQCHECGKTFSYGSSLIQHRKIHTGERPYKCNECGRAFNQNIHLTQHKRIHTGAKPYECADCGKAFRHCSSLAQHQKTHTEEKPYQCNKCEKTFSQSSHLTQHQRIHTGEKPYKCNECDKAFSRSTHLTEHQNTHTGEKPYNCNECRKTFSQSTYLIQHQRIHSGEKPFGCNDCGKSFRYRSALNKHQRLHPGI from the exons ATGGAGCCAAGCATTCCAGTAGGTACCTGTGCAG actgGGAGACAAGACTTGAAAATAGTGTGTCAGCCCCAGAGCCTGACATTTCTGAAGAAGAGCTATCTCCAGAGGTAACAGTGGAAAAACACAAAAGAGATGATTCTTGGAGTTCCAACTTGCTAGAAAGTTGGGAATATGAAGGCAGTTTAGAGAGGCAGCAGGCAAACCAACAGACACTGCCAAAGGAAATAAAGGTAACCGAAAAGACAATACCCAGTAGGGAAAAAGGCCCTGTAAATAATGAATTTGGGAAAAGCGTCAATGTGAGTGCAAACCTTGTAACACAAGAACCATGTCCAGAAGAGACCTCTACTAAAAGAAGCATCAAacagaattcaaacccagttAAAAAGGAGAAATCTTGTAAGtgcaatgaatgtgggaaagcctttagtTATTGTTCAGCTCTTATTCGCCATCAGAGAACACATACCGGagaaaaaccctacaaatgtaatgaatgtgaaaAAGCCTTCAGCCGGAGTGAAAACCTTATAAACCAtcaaagaattcatactggagataAACCATATAAATGTGATCAGTGTGGAAAAGGCTTCATTGAGGGTCCATCTCTTACTCAGCAtcaaagaattcatactggagaaaaaccatataaatgtgatgaatgtgggaaagcctttagtCAGAGGACCCATCTTGTTcagcatcagagaattcatactggcgAGAAGCCATATACTTGTAATGAGTGTGGAAAAGCCTTTAGCCAGAGAGGCCACTTTATGGAACATCAGAAAATTCATACAGGAGAAAAACCTTTTAAATGTGATGAATGTGATAAAACCTTCACCAGGAGCACACACCTTACTCAACATCaaaaaattcatactggagaaaaaacctataaatgtaatgaatgtggaaagGCCTTCAATGGGCCCTCAACTTTTATCCGTCATCATATGATTCATACTGGTGAAAAACCATACGAatgcaatgaatgtgggaaagccttcagccAGCACTCAAACCTCACTCAGCATCAAAAAACACATACTGGGGAGAAACCCTATGATTGTGCAGAATGTGGAAAATCTTTTAGTTACTGGTCATCCCTTGCTCAACACctgaaaattcatactggagaaaaaccttaCAAATGCAATGAATGTGGAAAGGCCTTCAGTTACTGCTCATCCCTTACCCAACATAGGAGAATTCACACGAGAGAAAAGCCCTTTGAATGCAGTGAATGTGGAAAGGCTTTCAGTTATCTCTCAAACCTTAATCAGCATCAGAAAACTCATACTCAAGAGAAAGCttatgaatgtaaagaatgtgggaaagcttttatTCGGAGTTCGTCTCTTGCTAAGCATgaaagaattcatactggagagaaaccctatcaGTGTCATGAATGTGGGAAAACCTTCAGTTATGGTTCATCCCTTATTCAGCATAGGAAGATCCATACTGGAGAACgaccttacaagtgtaatgagtgtgggAGAGCATTCAACCAGAACATACACCTTACACagcataagagaattcatacaggAGCCAAGCCTTATGAGTGTGCTGACTGTGGTAAAGCCTTTCGACATTGTTCATCTCTTGCTCAACATCAAAAAACTCACACAGAAGAAAAACCCTACCAGTGTAACAAATGTGAAAAGACCTTTAGCCAGAGCTCCCATCTAACTCAGCATCAACGGATTCACACTGGGGAGAAGCCATATAAGTGCAATGAATGTGACAAAGCCTTTAGCCGGAGCACTCATCTGACTGAACATCAGAAtactcatactggagagaaaccttataacTGTAATGAATGCAGAAAGACTTTTAGCCAGAGCACATATCTCATTCAGCACCAGAGAATTCATTCAGGAGAGAAGCCTTTTGGATGTAATGATTGTGGAAAATCCTTCAGATATCGCTCTGCTCTCAACAAACATCAGAGACTGCATCCTGGCATATGA
- the ZNF184 gene encoding zinc finger protein 184 isoform X1, whose protein sequence is MEDLSSPDSTLLQGGHNLLSSASFQESVTFKDVIVDFTQEEWKQLDPGQRDLFRDVTLENYTHLVSIGLQVSKPDVISQLEQGTEPWIMEPSIPVGTCADWETRLENSVSAPEPDISEEELSPEVTVEKHKRDDSWSSNLLESWEYEGSLERQQANQQTLPKEIKVTEKTIPSREKGPVNNEFGKSVNVSANLVTQEPCPEETSTKRSIKQNSNPVKKEKSCKCNECGKAFSYCSALIRHQRTHTGEKPYKCNECEKAFSRSENLINHQRIHTGDKPYKCDQCGKGFIEGPSLTQHQRIHTGEKPYKCDECGKAFSQRTHLVQHQRIHTGEKPYTCNECGKAFSQRGHFMEHQKIHTGEKPFKCDECDKTFTRSTHLTQHQKIHTGEKTYKCNECGKAFNGPSTFIRHHMIHTGEKPYECNECGKAFSQHSNLTQHQKTHTGEKPYDCAECGKSFSYWSSLAQHLKIHTGEKPYKCNECGKAFSYCSSLTQHRRIHTREKPFECSECGKAFSYLSNLNQHQKTHTQEKAYECKECGKAFIRSSSLAKHERIHTGEKPYQCHECGKTFSYGSSLIQHRKIHTGERPYKCNECGRAFNQNIHLTQHKRIHTGAKPYECADCGKAFRHCSSLAQHQKTHTEEKPYQCNKCEKTFSQSSHLTQHQRIHTGEKPYKCNECDKAFSRSTHLTEHQNTHTGEKPYNCNECRKTFSQSTYLIQHQRIHSGEKPFGCNDCGKSFRYRSALNKHQRLHPGI, encoded by the exons ATCTGTCCTCTCCAGACTCCACCCTTCTCCAAGGGGGACATAATCTACTCTCATCAGCCAGTTTTCAG GAATCGGTGACTTTCAAGGATGTGATAGTAGACTTTACCCAGGAAGAATGGAAACAGCTGGACCCTGGCCAGAGAGATTTGTTCAGGGATGTGACATTGGAAAATTATACACACCTGGTCTCTATAG GACTCCAAGTTTCTAAACCTGATGTGATTTCCCAGTTAGAGCAAGGGACAGAGCCATGGATCATGGAGCCAAGCATTCCAGTAGGTACCTGTGCAG actgGGAGACAAGACTTGAAAATAGTGTGTCAGCCCCAGAGCCTGACATTTCTGAAGAAGAGCTATCTCCAGAGGTAACAGTGGAAAAACACAAAAGAGATGATTCTTGGAGTTCCAACTTGCTAGAAAGTTGGGAATATGAAGGCAGTTTAGAGAGGCAGCAGGCAAACCAACAGACACTGCCAAAGGAAATAAAGGTAACCGAAAAGACAATACCCAGTAGGGAAAAAGGCCCTGTAAATAATGAATTTGGGAAAAGCGTCAATGTGAGTGCAAACCTTGTAACACAAGAACCATGTCCAGAAGAGACCTCTACTAAAAGAAGCATCAAacagaattcaaacccagttAAAAAGGAGAAATCTTGTAAGtgcaatgaatgtgggaaagcctttagtTATTGTTCAGCTCTTATTCGCCATCAGAGAACACATACCGGagaaaaaccctacaaatgtaatgaatgtgaaaAAGCCTTCAGCCGGAGTGAAAACCTTATAAACCAtcaaagaattcatactggagataAACCATATAAATGTGATCAGTGTGGAAAAGGCTTCATTGAGGGTCCATCTCTTACTCAGCAtcaaagaattcatactggagaaaaaccatataaatgtgatgaatgtgggaaagcctttagtCAGAGGACCCATCTTGTTcagcatcagagaattcatactggcgAGAAGCCATATACTTGTAATGAGTGTGGAAAAGCCTTTAGCCAGAGAGGCCACTTTATGGAACATCAGAAAATTCATACAGGAGAAAAACCTTTTAAATGTGATGAATGTGATAAAACCTTCACCAGGAGCACACACCTTACTCAACATCaaaaaattcatactggagaaaaaacctataaatgtaatgaatgtggaaagGCCTTCAATGGGCCCTCAACTTTTATCCGTCATCATATGATTCATACTGGTGAAAAACCATACGAatgcaatgaatgtgggaaagccttcagccAGCACTCAAACCTCACTCAGCATCAAAAAACACATACTGGGGAGAAACCCTATGATTGTGCAGAATGTGGAAAATCTTTTAGTTACTGGTCATCCCTTGCTCAACACctgaaaattcatactggagaaaaaccttaCAAATGCAATGAATGTGGAAAGGCCTTCAGTTACTGCTCATCCCTTACCCAACATAGGAGAATTCACACGAGAGAAAAGCCCTTTGAATGCAGTGAATGTGGAAAGGCTTTCAGTTATCTCTCAAACCTTAATCAGCATCAGAAAACTCATACTCAAGAGAAAGCttatgaatgtaaagaatgtgggaaagcttttatTCGGAGTTCGTCTCTTGCTAAGCATgaaagaattcatactggagagaaaccctatcaGTGTCATGAATGTGGGAAAACCTTCAGTTATGGTTCATCCCTTATTCAGCATAGGAAGATCCATACTGGAGAACgaccttacaagtgtaatgagtgtgggAGAGCATTCAACCAGAACATACACCTTACACagcataagagaattcatacaggAGCCAAGCCTTATGAGTGTGCTGACTGTGGTAAAGCCTTTCGACATTGTTCATCTCTTGCTCAACATCAAAAAACTCACACAGAAGAAAAACCCTACCAGTGTAACAAATGTGAAAAGACCTTTAGCCAGAGCTCCCATCTAACTCAGCATCAACGGATTCACACTGGGGAGAAGCCATATAAGTGCAATGAATGTGACAAAGCCTTTAGCCGGAGCACTCATCTGACTGAACATCAGAAtactcatactggagagaaaccttataacTGTAATGAATGCAGAAAGACTTTTAGCCAGAGCACATATCTCATTCAGCACCAGAGAATTCATTCAGGAGAGAAGCCTTTTGGATGTAATGATTGTGGAAAATCCTTCAGATATCGCTCTGCTCTCAACAAACATCAGAGACTGCATCCTGGCATATGA